In Acidimicrobiales bacterium, the DNA window GGGGCGCCGGCGGGCGGACGGGCGCAGACTCCGGGGTACCACCGACGGCGCCCGGAGGGGGGTGGTGCCGGTGGAGCCCGAGAGGGCGACTCCGCCGGTGCAGGGTGGCGTCACCGAGCGCCACGGGACCGTCGCCCTGCACCGCGGGGGCGCGCGAAGTCGAACGATCGCGTCCGCCGAGTACGAGACCTCCCGGTTCGACCCCTGGTCGGCGGCTAGGATGCCGGCGTGACCCCCCGGCGCAGCGTCGCCCTTCTGGACGCGCTCGCCGCCGTCGCGCCCGGCAAGGCGCTCCGCGAGGGGCTCGACCGGATCCTCCAGGCCAGCATGGGCGCGCTCATCGTGGTCGGCGACGGGCCGGACGTGCTCAACATCTGCTCCGGCGGGTTCCTGCTCGACGCCGCCTTCAGCCCGCAGCGCCTGTCCGAGCTGGCGAAGATGGACGGGGCGATCATCTTGTCCTCCGACGCCACCCGCATCGCCAGGGCCAACGTGCACCTCGTGCCGAACCCGAACGTCCCGACGTCGGAGACCGGCACCCGCCACCGCACGGCCGAGCGGGTCGCCCGCTCGATCCCCGTGCCGGTGATCTCGGTGTCCGAGGACATGTCGGTCATCGCCGTGTACGTGGACGACCAGAAGCACCCGCTCGAGCCCATCCCCCGGCTGCTCAACCGGGCCAACCAGGCCCTCCAGACCCTGGAGCGGTACCGCAACCGGCTCGACACGGTGTCGGCCGCCCTGTCCGCCCTCGAGGTCGAGGACCTCGTGACCTTGCGCGACGTCGTGTCGGTCCTCCAGCGGACCGAGATGGTCCGCCGCATCGCCGAGGAGATCGACGGCTACATCGTCGAGCTCGGCGTCGACGGCCGCCTCGTGCGCCTCCAGCTGGAGGAGCTGATGGGCGGGGTGGAGGACGACCGCCGCCTCGTCATACGCGACTACTTCCACGAGGAGGCGTCCTGGCACCTCGACCAGGCCCTCCAGGGGCTGGCCGAGCTGACCACCGAGGACCTCCTCGACCTGAAGGCCGTCGCCTCGATGCTGCACCTGCCGGCCGGGCCCACCGACCTCGACGCCAGCCACCAGCCCCGCGGCTACCGCCTGCTGTCGAAGATCCCCCGGCTCCCGGCCGCGGTGATCGACCGGATCGTCGAGCGCTTCGGCAACCTCCAGAAGATCATGCGGGCGACGATCGACGACCTGGACGACGTCGAGGGCGTCGGCGAGGCCAGGGCGAGGGCGATCAAGGAGGGCCTCAGCCGCCTGGCCGAGTCCTCCATCCTCGACCGCTACGCCTGACGGCCGGGCCCGGCCCTGCGCCGTGCGCCCGGGCCCGCCCGCCCGCCACGGCGGCCAGCGCCCGGCGGCTCAGCGGTCGAGCGGCGCCGTCGTCGGCGGCTCCACGTCGCCCGCCGCGTCGGGCTCCACCTGGAGGAAGGCGATCACGTGCCCCCAGGCGTCGGCCGCGTCGCCGGCGCGGTGGGCCGGCCTGGCCGGGTCGTGGACGAAGCCGTGCTCGGCCTCCGGGTAGCGGACGACCGTGGCCCCGGCGTCGACCAGCTCGTCCACGTCGGCCGACGGTGTGTAGTGGTCGCGCTC includes these proteins:
- the disA gene encoding DNA integrity scanning diadenylate cyclase DisA, coding for MTPRRSVALLDALAAVAPGKALREGLDRILQASMGALIVVGDGPDVLNICSGGFLLDAAFSPQRLSELAKMDGAIILSSDATRIARANVHLVPNPNVPTSETGTRHRTAERVARSIPVPVISVSEDMSVIAVYVDDQKHPLEPIPRLLNRANQALQTLERYRNRLDTVSAALSALEVEDLVTLRDVVSVLQRTEMVRRIAEEIDGYIVELGVDGRLVRLQLEELMGGVEDDRRLVIRDYFHEEASWHLDQALQGLAELTTEDLLDLKAVASMLHLPAGPTDLDASHQPRGYRLLSKIPRLPAAVIDRIVERFGNLQKIMRATIDDLDDVEGVGEARARAIKEGLSRLAESSILDRYA